The genomic interval CTTTACACTGCCACAAGTTACAAACTTGCGCCAGCAAGTATATACTGTGGAACCAACAAAATGGAAATACCGGAAAGGAGTCTAAAAATATAAAAGCGGTTTCCCTATAAACTGTGGAAACCGCCTTAAATATATCTCAATTATAAAATTAGTGGGGTACGTCAGGGAATTCTCCCGTTTCCGCAATCCATATATTTTGTCCGCTTTGGGGGCTACTGGTCTCGGCAATTACTTCACCATCACTAAGTAGTCGCAGTGTAAGCGAAGATGGTTCTGTACCGCCTATAGGTGACGCCTGTAAACGATATCCCTTGTAGTCTCCGTCTTGCAAATCTCCGGAAGCTGAACCGGAACTGGAAGTCTGAACAGATTCTACCGTCGAAAACTCAAGCGAACTTCCATCATAGTAGCTGCGGGAAATTTGTATAGATATATCCGCGTCGGTCTGTACTTCGTAAGTTAAGTCTCCGGCTAGTGAAGCGCCATCGTCAGATCCTGACCCACATGATGTTAAGGAAACCGAAAGAATTAAAACAAAGGCCACATTAAAAATTGAACTGAATGTAAAACGAGATTTATTTGTATCTGATGTAATCATAATTAAACCTCTATGATGATTTATTATCCCTATAATTAATGGATGAATACGAAGTATTTTTTGTTAAACTATTAACTCCCTGTCACCCGCAACTAACATAAAACTCTTGAAGGGTTATATACAAATAATAACCGATTGGTTATTTACTACTCAAATAATCGGCTAAATCACTAATCGTTTCTATGTCTAACCGTTTAGCCTGCTCTTTGCGCATGATAAGGGCATAGGTGTTTTCAAATCCGATGGGCTCTAACCACTGGATATCAAATTGTTTTTGGGAACGTACTTTCACATAATCAAATACTGCGCTCGCGCTGTTGCCTAAACTATCGACGGTGGCTTCATCACTTTCAAACAAAACATGCAGTCCGGTCCCTGTATATTCGGGATAAAGCTGAATCTCATCATTTTGCAAAGCAGTAAACACAATTTGTGTACCGGCTAGTCCCAACCTAAGCTCCACGTCTAAATCGGTATAGTTTTCAATGAGTATGCGGTACATGTGCGCCAAGATGAACTGCTCGGTTTGTAATTTGCCCCCAATAAGCAGGTCGGGTGTACCTTTTCGGGTCACAGACGTGCGAAAACCCTGCTCATTCAAAAACTTTTTGGCTACGCTCAATTCTGACTGTTGATCATTATCAACTGCACTATTGAGAGCGGTCATCTGCTCGGTGCTTATTTTGCCAGCCAGTTTATTAATGGCTGTAATCATTTTGGGATGTGCCTCTGCAAAATCTTCTTTAACAATTGGCGCTGCCTGGTAGGGTGGGAAATACTGTTTGTCATCTTTGAGCACTTTTAGATTAAAGGCCTTAATACGCCCGTCGGTGGAATAACCCACAATTACATCTACACGCTTGTTTTTGAGAGCTTCGTACATCAGCGAAGCATTCATCTCTACTACCGGAATATCCAGCCCATAATGCTGTTTAAGTCCCTGATATCCATCTGCTCGCTCTAGAAATTCGGGTGGTACGCCGGCTTTAAATTTTTGTTCAACAAACATCGTTGATATTGCATAAACTGATACAAACAGCACCATAACCGCCAATCCATAACTCAAGGGCTTCAATAGTTTGGATACATTGCGCTCCAGCAGCCCGAGCACAAAATCAAATGTCAAAGCCAACAGCGCCGCGGGAAGTGCTCCGGCTAAAATCATTACTGAATTATTGAGGGCAATACCGCGAAAAATGTATTCTCCGAGTCCACCGGCACCAATCAGAGCGCAGAGCGTAGCTACACCTACATTAATAACGGTGGCTGTGCGTATACCTGCAAAGATGACCGGGCCCGCCAGCGGCAGCTCTACTTTCCGCAGGATCTGTCCGCTTGTCATACCCATACCACGCGCCGATTCAATGACCGAAGACTCCACTTCCTGAATGCCCGAATAGGTATTACGGACAATAGGCAAAAGTGCATACAAAAATAGGGCAACAACAGCAGGAAGGGCCCCGATTCCCAGCAACGGAAGCATAAATCCCAAAAGCGCAATGCTGGGTATAGTTTGAATAATACCAACAGTCCCTAACACCGGACCGGATACTTTTTTATATCGAGTGGCCAACAGCCCCAGCGGGATAC from Fodinibius salinus carries:
- a CDS encoding ABC transporter permease/substrate-binding protein, whose product is MVDFWNFLLTNKAEIWDQLLQHIGLTAVSLLIAVLIGIPLGLLATRYKKVSGPVLGTVGIIQTIPSIALLGFMLPLLGIGALPAVVALFLYALLPIVRNTYSGIQEVESSVIESARGMGMTSGQILRKVELPLAGPVIFAGIRTATVINVGVATLCALIGAGGLGEYIFRGIALNNSVMILAGALPAALLALTFDFVLGLLERNVSKLLKPLSYGLAVMVLFVSVYAISTMFVEQKFKAGVPPEFLERADGYQGLKQHYGLDIPVVEMNASLMYEALKNKRVDVIVGYSTDGRIKAFNLKVLKDDKQYFPPYQAAPIVKEDFAEAHPKMITAINKLAGKISTEQMTALNSAVDNDQQSELSVAKKFLNEQGFRTSVTRKGTPDLLIGGKLQTEQFILAHMYRILIENYTDLDVELRLGLAGTQIVFTALQNDEIQLYPEYTGTGLHVLFESDEATVDSLGNSASAVFDYVKVRSQKQFDIQWLEPIGFENTYALIMRKEQAKRLDIETISDLADYLSSK